A window from Leishmania mexicana MHOM/GT/2001/U1103 complete genome, chromosome 33 encodes these proteins:
- a CDS encoding putative Unc104-like kinesin, translated as MSVKVAVRSRPMSDQELKAKAEVIVRMNGNEVELRGSVDGHGGKFLYDSALWSTGQVVNGSSNAEASQAYVYNAIGAELLEHIMTGYNGCIFAYGQTGSGKTYCMMGRDKGDPGLIPRIAQSLFEHSVALREQNVEVCVEVSYYEIYKEKVRCLLRPTQGGYDDTRLRVREHPKYGPFIEGLAKFVVNTPYEFLNLMRDGNKVRSTASTAMNQASSRSHAVFAITLTQKQQNGNLITQKTSRLNLVDLAGSERASKTLATGKLLTEGATINQSLTCLGNVISALAEEEESGKSRHIPYRDSTLTWILKDNLGGNSKTVMLATISPSSLQYEETLSTLRYAERAKKIVNKAVVNETNNNEVIAALQKEIWILKSQLANASMNERERLQEELEASEAVKKELTSSLGEKLTYTKRLMEEREEYMHRLELKLSAQTEEIEELRRANEEKERRIDELLQRIHSLAASGSPPDSEKVERIQELVAALEQEQSAAATHMKEKQPQKPTCASLDSSEDEAESHLLATAKLPGRLNATKPNTTATLAAVPETEQSSTAVADMATEVPVAVRAAIQKTHSAFVVHSDANADDVDHDLVLESPYESADEDLTLDEEVQRPAPADSDLEDIPTEDSALELPPKSPWTRDSETDDLLADPDIVLDDSVGEPPVTPVGDAFSAPASTPSSRIATSASTAAVVTASLTADATPSAKPRAALSGGPVVLSQASTESPRPRPVSGKVAHALSYMQGAKNNGTHVTPRDFFTQSSERPEIYPPNARTAQLVISSQALPNNRYLHEPFRAINLTESSPTGRKTSCVCEMDMFRGRFCILETTGVQSFDLPCVNLFRVEKDPRHSRRLTLYFLDALHLYVLEFGSTVRRQQFFELAMLMRRNSVLWCPSLCVDGENDVAITVKGTTLERPGNRDTSVTGEVKMTVARMPYEVIDMWYGCFSLEGKPLPRSVAVFSGFFPKDQREIYVIGVIDVPVSLLGNDELASYFLAYIGASTYFVLANTAISSGTHHTSNAMLVVCKRSFLVRVANIQLLEAPSLRKEGVCHGDFTATGCSLRINESFLCVILVNAKPGTYTIQNRAACIRSLLSSFPFGKTSVDISMRFDYFIVSGAFNFGGDFSTEDALIREILADNLMSNMREMEPSPTLSSAPSPLRVFYAVRPSVSRMDMSVYSTSRALRFANVFFSADIFCQRSFLSLFGEGVPRVQLLLSDLTIKGGLLPPTRCAELQVSLDVLEGSPTTFRLSSQDGEYVIPDSTDTALYPCVSNIEYLRLQTLTFSLLDRIGPAETHKHILVASGIFPLKSVTLAEPALLHIALYYEGCAVGTLTAVLLQFYHERSSAELSTLGLPNARYATILSCYENEVRRASAPWTPASIVDDGIFHFSAEDPTKSQERGAYSLPDPHAWRWTTEWQHDHREDDQQGWVYAYTVGADLQLSATDSSRIRRRRWVRVMQASGPIAYHTYLAERLTTAAM; from the coding sequence ATGTCCGTCAAGGTCGCCGTGCGCAGTCGCCCGATGAGCGACCAGGAGCTGAAAGCGAAGGCGGAGGTCATCGTTCGCATGAACGGGAACGAAGTAGAGCTGCGGGGGTCTGTTGACGGGCACGGCGGCAAGTTCCTGTACGACAGCGCACTCTGGTCGACCGGGCAGGTCGTGAACGGTTCCAGCAACGCCGAGGCGTCTCAGGCGTACGTGTACAATGCGATCGGGGCGGAGCTGTTGGAGCACATCATGACAGGCTACAACGGTTGCATCTTTGCCTACGGACAGACGGGAAGCGGAAAGACGTACTGCATGATGGGCCGTGACAAGGGCGATCCCGGGCTCATCCCACGCATCGCCCAGAGCCTGTTTGAGCACTCCgtcgcgctgcgcgagcagaACGTTGAAGTGTGCGTGGAGGTGTCCTACTACGAGATCTACAAAGAGAAGGTACGATGCCTACTGCGCCCCACCCAGGGCGGTTACGACGAcacgcggctgcgtgtgcgcgagcATCCAAAGTATGGCCCCTTTATCGAGGGCCTTGCCAAATTTGTGGTGAACACGCCGTACGAGTTTCTGAATTTGATGAGGGACGGCAACAAGGTTCGAAGCACCGCCTCAACAGCGATGAACCAGGCAAGTAGCCGCTCCCACGCCGTCTTCGCCATCACGCTCacacagaagcagcagaaCGGCAACCTCATCACGCAAAAGACGTCGCGGTTGAACTTGGTTGACCTCGCCGGCAGCGAGCGGGCCTCGAAAACGCTGGCGACCGGAAAGCTGCTGACGGAGGGTGCCACCATAAATCAATCGCTCACTTGCCTCGGCAACGTCATCAGCGCTCtcgccgaggaggaagaaTCGGGCAAGAGTCGCCACATTCCCTACCGTGACTCAACGCTGACGTGGATTCTTAAGGACAACCTCGGCGGCAACTCAAAGACGGTGATGCTTGCCACCATCAGTCCCTCGTCGCTGCAGTATGAGGAGACACTGAGCACGCTGCGCTACGCCGAACGGGCCAAGAAGATTGTGAACAAGGCGGTCGTGAACGAGACAAACAACAACGAGGTCATTGCGGCACTGCAGAAGGAAATTTGGATCCTCAAGAGCCAACTCGCGAACGCGTCGATGAATgagcgggagcggctgcaggaggagctggaggccaGCGAGGCCGTCAAGAAGGAGCTCACCTCGTCTCTGGGGGAGAAGCTGACCTACACCAAGAGGCTGAtggaggagcgcgaggagtACATGCACCGGCTAGAGCTGAAGCTGAGCGCGCAGACGGAGGAGATTGAGGAACTGCGCAGAGCTAACGAGGAGAAGGAACGGCGCAtcgatgagctgctgcaacgcATCCACAGCCTAGCTGCCTCAGGCAGCCCGCCGGACAGCGAAAAGGTGGAGCGGATTCAAGAGCTAGTGGCAGCACTGGAGCAGGAGCAAAGCGCAGCCGCGACACACATGAAGGAAAAGCAGCCGCAGAAGCCTACCTGCGCCTCACTGGACAGCAGCGAGGATGAAGCGGAGTCGCATTTGCTCGCCACAGCAAAACTACCGGGGCGCCTCAACGCAACGAAGCCCAACACAACCGCcacgctggcggcggtgccagaGACAGAGCAGAGTTCCACTGCTGTCGCGGACATGGCAACGGAGGTGCCGGTCGCTGTACGCGCCGCCATTCAGAAGACCCACTCCGCGTTTGTCGTCCACTCTGACGCGAacgccgacgacgtcgaCCACGACCTTGTCCTGGAGTCTCCCTATGAAAGCGCTGACGAGGATTTGACCTTAGACGAGGAAGTCCAGCGCCCCGCGCCGGCAGACTCTGACCTCGAGGACATTCCCACTGAGGACTCCGCTCTTGAACTGCCGCCGAAGAGTCCGTGGACGAGGGACAGCGAGACGGACGATCTGCTCGCTGACCCAGACATCGTTCTCGACGACTCGGTAGGCGAGCCGCCTGTTACACCGGTGGGCGACGCGTTCTCGGCACCAGCGTCGACGCCATCTTCGCGGATCGCCACAAGTGcatcgacggcagcggtcgTGACGGCGTCATTGACAGCAGATGCGACCCCGTCGGCGAAGCCGCGCGCTGCTCTATCGGGAGGGCCAGTGGTCCTATCTCAAGCCTCGACTGAGTCGCCACGGCCGCGGCCTGTAAGCGGGAAAGTGGCGCATGCATTGTCTTATATGCAAGGCGCGAAGAACAACGGGACCCACGTGACACCGAGAGACTTCTTTACGCAGTCGAGCGAACGGCCCGAGATCTACCCGCCGAATGCCCGCACCGCCCAGCTCGTCATTAGCTCGCAAGCGCTGCCGAACAACCGTTACCTGCACGAGCCGTTTCGCGCGATTAATCTGACCGAGTCTTCCCCCACGGGGCGGAAAACGTCATGTGTCTGTGAGATGGACATGTTTCGTGGTCGCTTTTGCATCCTTGAGACGACCGGCGTCCAGTCCTTCGACTTACCCTGCGTGAATCTGTTCCGAGTGGAGAAGGACCCTAGGCACTCGCGACGATTGACGCTGTACTTCCTCGACGCCCTACATCTGTACGTGCTGGAGTTCGGGTCCAcggtgcgccggcagcagtTTTTTGAACTGGCGATGCTGATGCGGCGCAACTCCGTGCTCTGGTGCCCATCTCTGTGTGTCGACGGTGAGAACgacgtcgccatcaccgtcaAAGGCACCACGCTGGAGCGGCCCGGCAACAGAGACACCTCTGTCACTGGCGAGGTAAAGATGACGGTGGCGCGTATGCCGTATGAGGTGATCGACATGTGGTATGGCTGCTTCTCGCTGGAGGGGAAGCCACTGCCGCGCAGCGTGGCGGTGTTCAGCGGCTTCTTCCCAAAGGATCAGCGCGAAATCTATGTCATCGGCGTCATTGACGTGCCAGTGTCGCTGCTCGGGAACGATGAGCTCGCGAGCTACTTTCTTGCCTACATTGGCGCCTCGACGTACTTTGTCCTCGCCAACACAGCCATTTCATCGGGCACGCACCACACCAGCAACGCCATGCTGGTGGTCTGCAAGCGCTCCTTCCTTGTGCGAGTGGCAAACATTCAGCTGCTGGAGGCCCCGTCGCTGCGGAAGGAAGGCGTGTGTCACGGCGACTTCACTGCCACGGGGTGCTCGCTGCGGATCAACGAGTCTTTTCTATGTGTCATTCTGGTCAACGCAAAGCCTGGCACCTACACCATACAGAACCGGGCGGCGTGCATTCGCTCGTTGCTGTCAAGCTTTCCCTTTGGAAAGACGTCGGTGGATATTTCCATGAGGTTCGACTACTTTATCGTCTCCGGCGCCTTCAACTTTGGCGGCGACTTCAGCACCGAGGATGCGCTCATTCGGGAAATCCTTGCCGACAACCTCATGTCTAACATGCGCGAAATGGAACCGAGCCCGACCCTCTCCAGCGCGCCATCACCTCTTCGCGTTTTCTACGCTGTCCGTCCCAGCGTGTCGCGCATGGACATGTCGGTCTACTCGACGTCGCGAGCGCTCAGATTTGCCAATGTGTTCTTCTCCGCCGACATCTTCTGTCAGCGCTCCTTCCTGAGCCTCTTTGGTGAAGGCGTGCCGCGCGTGCAGTTGCTCCTGAGCGACCTGACAATCAAGGGCGGACTACTCCCGCCTACCCGGTGTGCGGAGCTGCAGGTATCGCTGGATGTCTTGGAAGGCTCCCCAACCACCTTTCGGCTTTCCTCGCAGGACGGCGAATACGTTATCCCCGACTCGACGGACACAGCCCTTTACCCGTGTGTCAGCAACATAGAGTACCTCCGACTGCAGACGCTGACGTTCTCTCTGCTGGACAGGATTGGACCGGCGGAGACGCACAAGCACATCTTGGTTGCCTCCGGCATCTTTCCGCTGAAGTCAGTGACCTTGGCTGAaccagcgctgctgcataTTGCACTCTACTATGAGGGATGCGCCGTTGGCAcgctgacggcggtgctgctgcagttcTACCATGAACGTAGCAGCGCCGAGTTGAGCACTCTCGGCTTGCCAAACGCCCGTTACGCCACCATCCTCTCCTGCTACGAGAACGAGGTGCGTCGTGCCAGTGCTCCATGGACCCCTGCCTCCATCGTCGATGACGGTATATTTCACTTCTCCGCTGAGGACCCGACCAAGTCACAAGAACGTGGGGCGTACTCTCTGCCGGACCCGCATGCCTGGCGCTGGACAACGGAGTGGCAGCACGACCACCGTGAGGACGATCAACAGGGATGGGTGTATGCATACACCGTCGGTGCAGACCTGCAGCTGAGCGCCACTGACTCCTCAAGAAtacgtcgtcgtcgatgggTTCGTGTCATGCAGGCGAGCGGACCCATCGCCTATCACACATACTTGGCTGAAAGgctgacgacggcggcaatGTGA